One Azoarcus sp. DN11 DNA segment encodes these proteins:
- a CDS encoding DUF167 family protein codes for MTDAVWLREAADGALVLMLHIQPGAKKTEFVGLHGEAMKVRLAAPPVDGKANAALCAFLAEFCGVPKSAVTLVSGETSRAKRVRVAGAGAGAAARLRNAGRLTRPVRHLRSAEPVDGR; via the coding sequence ATGACGGACGCCGTCTGGCTGCGCGAGGCGGCTGACGGCGCCCTCGTGCTGATGCTGCACATCCAGCCGGGTGCGAAGAAGACCGAGTTCGTCGGCTTGCACGGCGAGGCGATGAAGGTCCGCCTCGCTGCGCCGCCGGTCGATGGTAAGGCGAATGCGGCGCTGTGTGCGTTCCTCGCCGAATTCTGCGGCGTGCCGAAATCCGCCGTGACGCTGGTCAGCGGCGAGACCTCGCGCGCGAAACGGGTGCGTGTGGCCGGAGCGGGCGCCGGGGCGGCCGCGCGGCTGCGAAACGCTGGGCGGTTAACCCGGCCGGTCAGGCATCTCCGTTCGGCGGAGCCTGTCGACGGGCGTTGA
- a CDS encoding YggT family protein has translation MLGNVLLLILDTAFGFITLMLLARFFMQWQRVSFRNQVGAFVVATTDWIVRPLRRVIPGVLGLDLASLLPAWVLQTLFVFIELWLRGVSFNGNPGGLVLGLWGLGLLEVARMAIYLVFGVVLMSAVLSWVSPHAPAAPVFHNLAAPFLRPFRRILPPIANVDLSPLVLLLVLQIVLMVLGGLRGNFASLLVG, from the coding sequence ATGCTGGGCAACGTATTGCTCCTGATCCTCGACACGGCCTTCGGCTTCATCACGCTCATGCTGCTGGCGCGCTTCTTCATGCAGTGGCAGCGCGTGTCCTTCCGCAATCAGGTCGGGGCCTTCGTCGTCGCGACGACCGACTGGATCGTGCGGCCGCTGCGCCGCGTGATCCCCGGCGTACTGGGGCTGGACCTCGCCAGCCTGCTGCCGGCCTGGGTGCTGCAGACGCTGTTCGTGTTCATCGAACTGTGGCTGCGCGGCGTGTCGTTCAACGGCAACCCCGGCGGGTTGGTCCTCGGCCTGTGGGGGCTGGGGCTGCTGGAAGTGGCGCGCATGGCGATCTACCTGGTGTTCGGCGTCGTGCTGATGTCGGCGGTGCTGTCGTGGGTGAGTCCGCATGCGCCGGCCGCGCCGGTCTTCCACAACCTCGCGGCGCCCTTCCTGCGCCCGTTCCGCCGCATCCTGCCGCCGATCGCCAACGTCGATCTGTCACCGCTGGTGCTCCTGCTGGTGCTGCAGATCGTGCTGATGGTGCTGGGCGGCCTGCGCGGCAACTTCGCGTCGCTGCTGGTCGGATGA
- the proC gene encoding pyrroline-5-carboxylate reductase translates to MRISFLGGGNMASALIGGMLERGFAAADIQVVELQEEGRRRLAERFGVRAAGVVDDALLECDVLVLAVKPQQMKAALAPLAGRLTRQVVVSIAAGLRLADLGRWLGGYTQLVRVMPNTPALIGAGVSGLYADPSVDAAGRAAAERVLAAVGSTAWIGDEGQMDAVTAVSGSGPAYVFHFIEALEAAGASLGFDAATARRLAIDTVLGAAKLAAESDEAPGVLRERVTSKGGTTAAALASLQASGFFDAIAAAVKAAEVRGRELGEQLGKD, encoded by the coding sequence ATCAGGATCAGTTTCCTGGGGGGCGGCAACATGGCGTCGGCGCTGATCGGCGGCATGCTCGAGCGCGGCTTCGCCGCGGCCGACATCCAGGTCGTGGAACTGCAGGAAGAGGGGCGCAGGCGTCTGGCCGAGCGCTTCGGCGTGCGCGCGGCCGGGGTGGTCGATGATGCGCTGCTGGAGTGCGACGTGCTGGTGCTCGCGGTGAAGCCGCAGCAGATGAAGGCGGCGCTCGCACCGTTGGCGGGTCGGCTCACGCGCCAGGTGGTCGTGAGCATCGCGGCGGGCCTGCGGCTCGCCGACCTCGGGCGCTGGCTCGGGGGGTACACGCAGCTGGTGCGCGTGATGCCGAACACGCCGGCACTGATCGGCGCGGGCGTGTCGGGCCTGTACGCGGATCCGTCGGTGGATGCGGCCGGGCGTGCCGCGGCCGAACGTGTGCTGGCGGCGGTCGGCAGTACCGCGTGGATCGGCGACGAGGGGCAGATGGATGCGGTCACGGCGGTGTCGGGCAGCGGTCCGGCCTACGTCTTCCACTTCATCGAGGCGCTGGAGGCAGCCGGCGCGTCGCTCGGCTTCGATGCGGCGACCGCGCGGCGGCTCGCGATCGACACCGTGCTCGGTGCGGCGAAGCTCGCGGCGGAGTCGGACGAGGCGCCGGGCGTGCTGCGCGAGCGCGTGACCTCGAAGGGCGGCACGACCGCGGCGGCACTCGCGAGCCTGCAGGCGTCGGGCTTCTTCGACGCGATCGCGGCCGCGGTGAAGGCCGCCGAGGTGCGCGGGCGCGAACTGGGCGAACAACTCGGCAAGGACTGA
- a CDS encoding YggS family pyridoxal phosphate-dependent enzyme — MTTIAANLQAVRERVARAAIAAGRGPDEVLLLAVSKTWPAYCVAEAADAGQRLFGENYVQEGVAKLAELKSRELEWHFIGPLQSNKTRPVAAHFDWVHSVDRAKLAERLSEQRDAGLVPLNLCIQVNVSGEASKSGVAPDEVRALAERIAALPRLRLRGLMAIPEPDGDEALLRGRFAVLRRLRDALNADGFALDTLSMGMSHDLELAIAEGATMVRVGTAIFGTRSVRAEGQT, encoded by the coding sequence ATGACAACAATCGCCGCCAACTTGCAAGCCGTGCGCGAGCGCGTCGCCCGTGCCGCGATTGCCGCGGGGCGCGGGCCCGACGAGGTGCTGCTGCTGGCCGTCAGCAAGACCTGGCCGGCATATTGCGTGGCCGAGGCGGCCGATGCCGGGCAGCGGCTGTTCGGCGAGAACTACGTCCAGGAAGGCGTCGCGAAGCTTGCCGAGCTGAAGTCGCGCGAACTCGAATGGCATTTCATCGGGCCGCTCCAGAGCAACAAGACGCGGCCCGTCGCGGCGCATTTCGACTGGGTGCATTCGGTCGACCGCGCGAAGCTCGCGGAGCGGCTGTCGGAGCAGCGCGACGCAGGGTTGGTGCCGCTCAACCTGTGCATCCAGGTGAACGTGAGCGGCGAGGCGAGCAAGAGCGGGGTCGCGCCGGACGAGGTGCGCGCACTCGCCGAACGCATCGCGGCCTTGCCGCGGCTGCGTCTGCGCGGGCTGATGGCGATCCCTGAGCCCGACGGCGACGAGGCGCTGCTGCGCGGCCGGTTCGCCGTGCTGCGCCGGCTGCGCGACGCGCTCAACGCCGACGGGTTCGCGCTCGATACCTTGTCGATGGGGATGTCGCACGACCTCGAGCTGGCGATCGCCGAAGGGGCAACCATGGTGCGGGTGGGTACCGCGATTTTCGGAACACGCAGCGTGCGTGCCGAGGGACAGACGTGA
- a CDS encoding type IV pilus twitching motility protein PilT, protein MDITELLAFAVKNKASDLHLSSGLPPMIRVHGDVRRINLPPMEHKDVHSMVYDIMNDQQRKQYEEVLECDFSFAVPNLARFRVNAFNQNRGAAAVFRTIPSKVLTLEELNCPKIFKDISNQPRGIVLVTGPTGSGKSTTLAAMIDHINDNEYGHILTIEDPIEFVHESKRSLINQREIARDTLSFNNALRSALREDPDVILVGEMRDLETIRLALTGAETGHLVFGTLHTSSAAKTIDRIVDVFPAAEKEMVRSMLSESLRAVISQTLLKTKDGQGRVAAHEIMIGTPAIRNLIRENKIAQMYSSIQTGQNVGMQTLDQCLLDLVRRNIVSPAEAKMKAQNKDNFG, encoded by the coding sequence ATGGACATCACCGAACTGCTCGCCTTCGCAGTCAAGAACAAGGCCTCCGACCTCCATCTCTCGTCCGGTCTGCCACCCATGATCCGGGTGCACGGCGACGTGCGGCGCATCAACCTGCCGCCAATGGAGCACAAGGACGTGCACTCCATGGTGTACGACATCATGAACGACCAGCAGCGCAAGCAATACGAGGAAGTGCTGGAGTGCGACTTCTCGTTCGCGGTGCCCAACCTCGCGCGCTTCCGCGTCAACGCCTTCAACCAGAACCGCGGCGCCGCCGCCGTGTTCCGGACCATCCCGTCCAAGGTGCTGACGCTCGAGGAGCTCAACTGTCCGAAGATCTTCAAGGACATCTCGAACCAGCCGCGCGGCATCGTGCTCGTCACCGGCCCGACCGGTTCGGGCAAGTCGACGACGCTCGCGGCGATGATCGATCACATCAATGACAACGAATACGGCCATATCCTCACCATCGAGGACCCGATCGAATTCGTGCACGAGTCGAAGCGCAGCCTGATCAACCAGCGCGAGATCGCACGCGATACGCTGTCGTTCAATAACGCGCTGCGCTCGGCGCTGCGCGAGGACCCGGACGTGATCCTCGTCGGCGAAATGCGCGACCTCGAAACCATCCGCCTCGCGCTGACCGGCGCCGAGACCGGCCACCTCGTGTTCGGCACGCTGCACACCTCGTCCGCCGCCAAGACCATCGACCGTATCGTCGACGTCTTCCCGGCGGCCGAGAAGGAGATGGTCCGCTCGATGCTGTCGGAGTCGCTGCGCGCGGTGATCTCGCAGACCCTGCTGAAGACCAAGGACGGCCAGGGCCGCGTCGCCGCCCACGAGATCATGATCGGCACCCCCGCCATCCGCAACCTGATCCGCGAGAACAAGATCGCGCAGATGTACTCGTCGATCCAGACCGGCCAGAACGTCGGCATGCAGACGCTCGACCAGTGCCTGCTCGACCTCGTGCGGCGCAACATCGTCTCGCCCGCCGAGGCCAAGATGAAGGCCCAGAACAAGGACAATTTCGGCTGA
- a CDS encoding PilT/PilU family type 4a pilus ATPase, translating into MERDQALKFMHDLLRLMVQKNGSDLFITAGFPPAIKIDGRVIPQSNQSLTQQHTAELARAVMNDRQAAEFESSKECNFAISPAGIGRFRANAFIQQGKVGLVLRTIAQKIPTFDELGMPAVLRDVAMAKRGLVIFVGGTGTGKTTSLAAMVDFRNEHSYGHIITVEDPIEYVHLHKNCIVTQREIGLDTDSWEAALKNTLRQAPDVILMGEIRDRETMDYAIAFAETGHLCLATLHANSANQALDRIINFFPEERRQQLLMDLSLNLRSLISQRLLPKKAEKGRVPAVEVLLNSPLISDLIFKGEVPGIKEVMKRSRELGMQTFDQALFDLYEDEKITYEDALRNADSVNDLRLQIKLHSKLGEKDLVSGIQHLDIV; encoded by the coding sequence ATGGAACGCGATCAGGCCCTCAAGTTCATGCACGACCTGCTCAGGCTGATGGTGCAGAAGAACGGCTCCGACCTCTTCATCACCGCCGGCTTCCCGCCCGCGATCAAGATCGACGGGCGCGTCATCCCGCAGTCCAACCAGTCGCTCACGCAGCAGCACACCGCCGAACTCGCGCGCGCCGTGATGAACGACCGCCAGGCGGCGGAGTTCGAATCCAGCAAGGAATGCAACTTCGCGATCTCGCCCGCGGGCATCGGCCGCTTCCGTGCCAACGCCTTCATCCAGCAGGGCAAGGTCGGCCTCGTGCTGCGAACCATCGCGCAGAAGATCCCGACCTTCGACGAGCTGGGCATGCCGGCGGTGCTGCGCGACGTCGCGATGGCCAAGCGCGGCCTCGTGATCTTCGTCGGCGGCACCGGCACCGGCAAGACGACCTCGCTCGCCGCGATGGTCGACTTCCGCAACGAGCACTCCTACGGCCACATCATCACGGTCGAGGACCCGATCGAATACGTGCATCTGCACAAGAACTGCATCGTCACGCAACGCGAGATCGGGCTCGACACCGACAGCTGGGAAGCGGCGCTGAAAAACACCCTGCGCCAGGCCCCCGACGTGATCCTGATGGGCGAAATCCGCGACCGCGAGACGATGGACTACGCGATTGCGTTCGCCGAAACCGGCCACCTGTGTCTCGCCACACTGCACGCCAACAGCGCCAACCAGGCGCTGGACCGCATCATCAACTTCTTCCCGGAAGAACGCCGCCAGCAGCTGCTGATGGATCTGTCGCTCAACCTGCGCTCGCTGATCTCGCAGCGCCTGCTGCCGAAGAAAGCCGAGAAGGGACGCGTCCCGGCGGTGGAAGTGCTGCTCAACTCGCCGCTGATCTCGGACCTGATCTTCAAGGGCGAGGTGCCGGGCATCAAGGAAGTGATGAAGCGCTCGCGCGAGCTCGGGATGCAGACCTTCGACCAGGCGCTGTTCGATCTCTACGAGGACGAGAAGATCACCTACGAGGACGCGCTGCGCAACGCCGACTCGGTGAACGACCTGCGCCTGCAGATCAAGCTCCACAGCAAGCTCGGCGAGAAGGACCTGGTGTCCGGCATCCAGCACCTCGACATCGTCTGA
- a CDS encoding THUMP domain-containing protein, which yields MSETFFSPCPRGLEPMLAEELAALGARDVEAAHGGVGFSGDWQTCYRANLESRLATRVMWRLAQGRYQSEEDIYRLAYGVTWAKWFTVDDTIRIYVTAKQSPLKSLEFVTLKIKDAVCDHFRTVTGKRPSVDTANPAVRIHAFLTRDRVTLYLDTSGEPLYKRGYKPAAVEAPLKENLAAGILRISGWRPGEALIDPMCGSGTFLIEAAQIALDIAPGLGRSFAFERFRHFDRPAWASIRQAAEARRKPVRPLRLYGSDIVGEQVRRTRVNLQAAGLAECVTLDRADFLAREAPAAEGVMVTNPPYGVRIGEAEELAALYPQFGDALKKRWSGWRCYFLSADAALPKLIGLKASKRTPLFNGALECRVFEYKMVAGTNRRKPVEEG from the coding sequence ATGTCCGAAACCTTCTTTTCTCCCTGCCCGCGCGGTCTCGAGCCGATGCTTGCCGAGGAACTCGCCGCGCTGGGCGCGCGGGACGTCGAGGCGGCGCACGGCGGCGTCGGCTTCTCCGGCGACTGGCAGACCTGCTACCGCGCGAACCTCGAAAGCCGGCTGGCGACGCGTGTGATGTGGCGCCTTGCGCAGGGGCGCTACCAGTCCGAGGAGGACATCTACCGGCTCGCCTACGGCGTGACCTGGGCGAAATGGTTCACCGTCGATGACACGATCCGCATCTACGTGACGGCCAAGCAGTCGCCGCTGAAGAGCCTCGAATTCGTCACGCTGAAGATCAAGGACGCCGTGTGCGACCACTTCCGCACCGTGACCGGCAAGCGCCCCAGCGTCGATACCGCGAACCCTGCCGTGCGCATCCACGCCTTCCTGACGCGCGACCGTGTCACGTTGTATCTCGATACCTCGGGCGAGCCGCTGTACAAGCGCGGCTATAAGCCGGCCGCGGTCGAGGCGCCGCTGAAGGAGAATCTCGCCGCGGGCATCCTGCGCATCAGCGGCTGGCGGCCGGGCGAGGCGCTGATCGATCCGATGTGCGGCAGCGGCACCTTCCTCATCGAGGCGGCGCAGATCGCGCTCGACATCGCACCCGGGCTCGGGCGCAGCTTCGCGTTCGAGCGCTTCCGTCATTTCGACCGCCCCGCCTGGGCGTCCATCCGCCAGGCCGCCGAGGCGCGGCGCAAACCGGTACGTCCTCTGCGCCTCTACGGTTCGGATATCGTCGGCGAACAGGTGCGGCGCACGCGCGTGAATCTGCAGGCGGCGGGTCTCGCAGAATGCGTGACGCTCGACCGCGCGGATTTCCTGGCGCGCGAGGCGCCCGCGGCGGAAGGCGTGATGGTGACGAACCCGCCGTACGGCGTGCGTATTGGCGAGGCGGAGGAGCTGGCGGCGCTGTATCCGCAGTTCGGTGACGCGCTGAAGAAGCGCTGGAGCGGCTGGCGCTGCTACTTCCTGAGTGCGGATGCGGCGCTGCCCAAGCTGATCGGCCTGAAGGCGAGCAAGCGCACGCCGCTCTTCAACGGCGCGCTGGAGTGCCGCGTGTTCGAGTACAAGATGGTCGCTGGCACCAATCGGCGCAAGCCGGTCGAGGAAGGCTGA
- a CDS encoding CopD family protein produces MLVVKALHISFVVSWFAGLFYLPRLFVNHAMVEDVATRERLALMEHKLYRFMTPLGILAVVFGFWLWFGYGFSGGWLHAKTALVSFLIVYHLYCGKLVRDFAAGRNTRSHKWYRVFNEVPVLVLFAVVFLVVLKPF; encoded by the coding sequence ATGCTGGTGGTGAAAGCCCTGCACATTTCGTTCGTCGTCAGCTGGTTCGCCGGCCTGTTCTACCTGCCGCGCCTGTTCGTGAACCACGCCATGGTCGAAGACGTCGCGACGCGCGAGCGGCTGGCGCTGATGGAGCACAAGCTCTACCGCTTCATGACCCCGCTGGGCATCCTCGCGGTCGTGTTCGGCTTCTGGCTGTGGTTCGGCTACGGCTTCAGCGGGGGCTGGCTGCATGCCAAGACCGCGCTCGTGAGCTTCCTGATCGTCTACCACCTGTACTGCGGCAAGCTCGTGCGCGACTTCGCCGCGGGGCGCAACACGCGCAGCCACAAGTGGTATCGCGTGTTCAACGAGGTGCCCGTCCTCGTGCTGTTCGCCGTCGTGTTCCTCGTCGTGCTGAAGCCCTTCTGA
- a CDS encoding NAD-dependent epimerase/dehydratase family protein, translating into MKRILIVGSGDVARRAIPWLARRFRVFALVRQAGDRAGLRALGATPVLADLDDRRSLRRLAGIADAVMHFAPPPDHGTADMRSARLAAALACASTLPQRLVYISTTGVYGDCDGRRIDESQPCRPRTARAQRRVDAERRLRRFGARNGVRVSVLRAPGIYAGDRLPLARLERGEPVLRAEEDVHTNHIHAEDLARLACLALFRAGAGRVYNAVDDTCMKMGDYFDFAADCFGLPRPPRLSRSELAARLSPMALSFMSESRQIDNRRIRRELRARLLYPTVREGFAAAPGQQATTNNPGAV; encoded by the coding sequence ATGAAAAGAATATTGATCGTCGGTAGCGGTGACGTGGCTCGGCGCGCGATTCCGTGGCTCGCGAGGCGCTTCAGGGTGTTTGCCCTGGTACGCCAGGCCGGGGACCGTGCCGGACTGCGGGCGCTGGGTGCGACCCCGGTGCTCGCCGACCTCGACGACCGGCGCAGCCTGCGGCGCCTGGCCGGGATCGCGGATGCGGTGATGCATTTCGCGCCTCCTCCCGACCACGGGACAGCGGACATGCGCTCGGCAAGGCTGGCGGCGGCACTCGCGTGCGCGTCGACTCTACCACAGCGCCTGGTGTATATAAGTACGACGGGCGTGTATGGCGATTGCGACGGCCGGCGCATCGACGAGAGCCAGCCGTGCCGCCCGCGGACGGCGCGGGCGCAGCGCCGCGTCGATGCGGAGCGCCGCTTGCGGCGTTTCGGGGCGCGGAACGGCGTGCGGGTGAGCGTGCTGCGTGCGCCGGGCATCTATGCGGGCGACCGTCTGCCGCTGGCGCGGCTGGAGCGCGGCGAGCCGGTGCTGCGTGCGGAAGAGGACGTCCATACCAATCACATCCATGCCGAGGATCTCGCGCGTCTCGCGTGCCTCGCGCTTTTTCGTGCCGGCGCAGGGCGCGTCTACAATGCCGTCGATGATACGTGCATGAAGATGGGTGACTACTTCGACTTCGCCGCCGACTGTTTCGGCCTGCCGCGGCCGCCGCGCCTGTCGCGCAGCGAATTGGCGGCGCGCCTGTCGCCGATGGCGCTGTCCTTCATGAGCGAGTCGCGCCAGATCGACAACCGCCGCATCCGGCGGGAGTTGCGGGCGCGGCTGCTGTACCCGACCGTGCGCGAAGGGTTCGCCGCGGCGCCCGGTCAACAAGCAACAACCAACAACCCAGGAGCCGTCTGA
- a CDS encoding CDP-6-deoxy-delta-3,4-glucoseen reductase, translated as MSFQISLEPGGQQFQADTDQTILEAALAAGLVLPYGCRDGACGACKGKVLRGEVALTGSATALSDADRAAGMTLFCSAHARSDLVLEARNVSRAGDIPVKKLPCRVQRLTRVAPDVMVIELKLPASEPFRFRAGQYVDFLLADGRRRSFSIANAPQREDAMELHVRLVAGGKFTEHVFSGMKERDILRFEGPLGSFGLREDSTAPVVVLAGGTGFAPIKSIVEQALHAGSTRPMTLYWGSRRRDGLYMDELARSWEQALPGFRYIPVLSEAGAQDDWHGRTGLVHRAVIEDLPDLSAHEVYACGSPAMIDAARNELTTLCGLPHDAFFADAFTFATDTVR; from the coding sequence ATGTCGTTCCAGATTTCACTCGAACCCGGCGGCCAGCAATTCCAGGCAGATACCGACCAGACGATCCTCGAAGCGGCCCTCGCGGCCGGCCTCGTGCTGCCCTACGGCTGCCGCGACGGCGCCTGCGGCGCGTGCAAGGGCAAGGTCCTGCGCGGCGAGGTCGCCCTCACGGGATCCGCGACGGCGCTCAGCGACGCCGACCGCGCTGCGGGCATGACGCTCTTCTGCAGCGCGCATGCACGCTCGGACCTGGTGCTCGAAGCACGCAACGTGAGCCGCGCCGGCGACATCCCGGTCAAGAAGCTGCCGTGCCGCGTGCAGCGCCTGACCCGCGTCGCGCCGGATGTGATGGTGATCGAGCTGAAGCTCCCCGCGAGCGAGCCCTTCCGCTTCCGCGCCGGCCAATACGTCGACTTCCTGCTCGCTGATGGCCGTCGTCGCAGCTTCTCGATCGCGAACGCCCCGCAGCGCGAGGATGCGATGGAACTGCACGTGCGCCTCGTGGCCGGCGGCAAATTCACCGAACATGTGTTCAGCGGCATGAAGGAGCGCGACATCCTGCGTTTCGAAGGGCCGCTTGGCAGCTTCGGCCTGCGTGAGGACTCGACGGCGCCGGTGGTGGTGCTGGCAGGCGGCACCGGCTTCGCGCCGATCAAGAGCATCGTCGAACAGGCGCTCCACGCCGGCAGCACGCGACCGATGACCCTCTACTGGGGCTCGCGCAGGCGCGACGGCCTGTACATGGATGAGCTCGCGCGTTCGTGGGAGCAGGCGCTTCCGGGCTTCCGCTACATTCCGGTATTGTCCGAAGCCGGCGCGCAGGACGACTGGCACGGCCGGACCGGGCTCGTGCATCGCGCAGTCATCGAGGATCTGCCCGACCTGTCGGCACACGAGGTGTATGCTTGCGGATCGCCGGCGATGATCGATGCCGCGCGCAACGAACTCACCACGCTATGCGGCCTGCCGCATGACGCCTTCTTCGCGGACGCCTTCACCTTCGCCACCGACACGGTACGCTGA
- a CDS encoding HDOD domain-containing protein: protein MTQTTILTREPVVNRNRAITANRLIAHGPSIGAVVETLNSLADIWPTHHTVFVCLGRLVPTPELMNWQAPPNAMVEIPSQALAHPQTQALLPQLRDAGVSMCLSWFAPGTALPPDCDWRFVLMDRRRHATPAGSPGITLAWGLPNVAAFQESVQAGFDGASGWFFLYGNPAAKELSPAHAQIVRLLNLVRNNADIKEIEAVLRQDVAVSYKLLRYINSAGFGLSCEIQSFRHAVTILGYSNLNKWLSLLLVSASRDPGAPAMMQTSIARGRFMEQVGASFFDKSELDNLFITGAFSLLNALLGTSMQTVLEEMHLPSAITDALLYEQGAYAPFLKLARLCESFESTELQKQATELQLSPEQINRAIVGALGFADSLQS from the coding sequence ATGACCCAGACCACGATCCTGACTCGCGAACCGGTCGTCAACCGGAATCGCGCGATCACGGCCAACCGGCTCATCGCCCACGGACCGAGCATCGGCGCCGTGGTCGAAACGCTGAACAGCCTCGCCGACATCTGGCCGACGCATCACACGGTCTTCGTCTGCCTGGGGCGCCTCGTGCCCACGCCCGAGCTGATGAACTGGCAGGCCCCGCCCAACGCCATGGTGGAGATCCCCTCCCAGGCGCTCGCGCACCCGCAGACGCAGGCGCTGCTTCCGCAGCTGCGCGACGCCGGGGTCAGCATGTGCCTGAGCTGGTTCGCGCCGGGGACGGCATTGCCGCCCGACTGCGACTGGCGCTTCGTGCTGATGGACCGCCGCCGTCACGCGACGCCCGCCGGCTCGCCCGGCATCACCCTCGCGTGGGGGCTGCCGAACGTCGCTGCGTTCCAGGAGTCCGTCCAGGCGGGTTTCGACGGCGCATCCGGCTGGTTCTTCCTGTACGGCAATCCGGCAGCGAAGGAACTGTCGCCGGCGCATGCGCAGATCGTCCGGCTTCTCAATCTCGTACGCAACAACGCCGACATCAAGGAGATCGAGGCGGTGCTGCGCCAGGACGTCGCGGTCTCGTACAAGCTGCTGCGCTACATCAACTCCGCGGGATTCGGACTGAGCTGCGAGATCCAGTCCTTCCGCCACGCGGTGACCATCCTCGGCTACTCCAACCTGAACAAGTGGTTGTCGCTGCTGCTGGTCAGCGCGAGCCGCGACCCGGGCGCACCGGCGATGATGCAGACCTCGATCGCCCGCGGCCGCTTCATGGAACAGGTTGGCGCATCCTTCTTCGACAAGTCGGAGCTCGACAACCTGTTCATCACCGGCGCCTTCTCGCTACTCAACGCGCTGCTGGGCACCTCGATGCAGACGGTGCTCGAAGAAATGCACCTGCCTTCGGCGATCACCGACGCGCTGCTGTACGAGCAGGGCGCATATGCCCCGTTTCTCAAGCTCGCGCGCCTGTGCGAGTCCTTCGAGTCCACCGAACTGCAGAAACAGGCGACCGAGTTGCAACTCTCGCCCGAGCAGATCAACCGCGCCATCGTCGGCGCGCTGGGTTTCGCCGACAGCCTGCAGTCCTGA
- a CDS encoding c-type cytochrome, giving the protein MKVFVAAAVAAGLLSAAPAFASLELAKSKNCLACHAVDKKLVGPAYQDVAKKYAGDSGAVARLAEKIQKGGSGVWGTMPMPANPQVNPEEAKTLATWVLSLK; this is encoded by the coding sequence ATGAAAGTTTTCGTTGCTGCCGCGGTCGCCGCGGGCCTTCTCTCCGCCGCTCCGGCGTTCGCCTCCCTGGAACTGGCCAAGTCCAAGAACTGCCTGGCCTGTCATGCCGTAGACAAGAAGCTGGTCGGCCCCGCCTACCAGGACGTCGCCAAGAAGTACGCAGGTGACTCGGGTGCGGTCGCCAGGCTGGCCGAGAAGATCCAGAAGGGTGGTTCGGGTGTTTGGGGCACGATGCCGATGCCGGCGAACCCGCAGGTCAACCCCGAAGAAGCCAAGACCCTGGCGACCTGGGTTCTGTCGCTCAAGTAA
- the queF gene encoding NADPH-dependent 7-cyano-7-deazaguanine reductase QueF (Catalyzes the NADPH-dependent reduction of 7-cyano-7-deazaguanine (preQ0) to 7-aminomethyl-7-deazaguanine (preQ1) in queuosine biosynthesis), which yields MNASASPSHGAESSPLGKPADYCDTYAPGLLFPISRQIKRDEIGIVPGRLPFVGEDLWNAYELSWLNPRGKPIVALATFRVPADSPRLIESKSLKLYLNSCNQTRFESVDVVQATFERDLSVAAGAPVAVAIQPLGSGPVRVMAPPPGESLDELDIDIDTYQPCPDFLSAAAGGAEVCETLHSHLLKSNCLVTGQPDWGCIVVRYAGPAIDRAGLLRYIVSFRKHNEFHEQCVERVFCDILQRCRPRELVVWARYTRRGGLDINPFRSTGGFAPPDNLAEVRQ from the coding sequence ATGAACGCATCCGCCTCCCCTTCGCACGGCGCCGAGTCCTCGCCGCTCGGCAAACCGGCCGACTACTGCGACACCTATGCCCCCGGTCTCCTGTTTCCGATCTCGCGCCAGATCAAGCGCGACGAGATCGGCATCGTCCCCGGCAGGCTGCCGTTCGTCGGCGAAGATCTGTGGAATGCCTACGAGTTGTCCTGGCTCAATCCGCGCGGCAAGCCCATCGTCGCGCTCGCGACTTTCCGCGTGCCGGCTGACTCTCCGCGCCTGATCGAGTCGAAATCGCTCAAGCTCTACCTCAACTCCTGCAACCAGACGCGGTTTGAAAGCGTCGATGTCGTACAGGCGACGTTCGAGCGTGATCTCTCCGTGGCGGCGGGCGCTCCCGTCGCCGTGGCGATTCAGCCGCTGGGCAGCGGTCCCGTGCGCGTGATGGCACCCCCGCCGGGGGAGTCGCTCGACGAACTCGATATCGACATCGACACCTACCAGCCGTGCCCGGACTTCCTGTCGGCCGCAGCGGGTGGCGCCGAGGTCTGCGAAACCCTGCATTCTCACCTGCTCAAGTCCAACTGCCTTGTCACCGGCCAGCCCGACTGGGGCTGCATCGTGGTGCGCTACGCCGGACCGGCGATCGATCGGGCAGGGCTGTTGCGCTATATCGTTTCGTTCCGCAAGCACAACGAATTCCACGAGCAGTGCGTCGAGCGCGTCTTCTGCGACATTCTCCAACGCTGCCGGCCGCGCGAACTTGTGGTGTGGGCGCGATATACCCGCCGCGGCGGTCTCGACATCAACCCCTTCCGTTCCACCGGCGGGTTCGCGCCTCCGGACAATCTCGCCGAGGTGCGCCAGTAG